CTGGTGGGACAATCAGAACAATCAGATCGCATTTTCACGAGGCGATGCCGGATTCATTGCCATCAATGCTGATAATGACGATCTCAGGAGGAATATTCACACGGGACTTCCGGCTGGCAGCTACTGCGATATTATTTCTGGGAATATCGTAGGTGGTGAATGCTCTGGGAAGACTGTGGAAGTGGGGGAGGACGGCTATGCGTTCGTGGAGATTCTGGTGAATGAGGAGGATGGAGTTCTCGCTATTCATCGAAATGTGAGTCAGTTGTTTGCATATATTACGGTATCGGGGATCTCCAGGGGTCCCGGGGGTAATTACGTGGAGAaagaaggtgaaaaaaaatttcgaaggggtCACGTAATTaagggaaatttatttctgtctTTGTGCTCCTTCTAGAACAAAAAGACAAAAATAGAGTTTACGTTCTGTCGATACACTATGGGGTACAGGTGAGAATATTCTTGGACGTTCAAGAATACattaataaatttgtaaatgatttttcagtcGAAGGTGATCCCTCAACCGAAGGAGTTTGAAGTGGTGAGTGAGAATATGATCTACAGTACATTTAGAGTAATTTAATATATGCATAATTATTCATtggtttaattataaatagatTGATGTTTGAATAAAGTCACTCGGTagttttagtatttttcaacaaatttattttaacagAAACAATGCActgtttttcctcattttcttttctgttTCGTTTCTTCACCATTAATCATTCCTATACATTATTTAATAACagttaattgataaaaataatacatGACAGActtaaatgaaacaaaaatgataTAAGGGGAAAATGAGGTGGAGAGATCGAGGAAAATGTCGATAAATATGATTAGAAATGAcggaattgaaaaacaaataataatggTGAGAATGGGGAGAATGGAAGGACATGTAAAACACTGCATTATCACAAAATAGCTGTAATTATTCagctgtaaattttttttcatttgtttaatCTCTCCTTCCCACCGTATTCCCTGCATAACTTTTTTCTGTTTACattttgatgtgaaaaaaaactgatataTCGTGACTCGATAAGTTGTTTCCATTTGTAAATTgtgcattattattttttttaatatgctAATGTAACAATACTACAACTGTTTTTCATTCGTAAGAGCAATGATATAAATAGACATGTTTAAGCACTATGTACAGTGATCCTTTAAGTAAAAGCCGCTAATTTGTAACTCgccaaaatatatatattctcggtgaataaaaaaatcaggcaATATACTCAGTGGTGGAGTGGTCAAATCAGACACTTTTTGAACCGAATCTTGAactcgattaattaattgtcaaatgaattatttaaccaCTCGATCAGTGAATAATATTTCCATGACAGTTCGGAGTTTTTGAATCTTCAGATTTCTTTAAACTTTGTACAATTCCTTTCCGACCATCCGAAGACCCAATAAAAGTCTtgcaattattaaaatatgtATTGACGTATTACTACTTGCAATTATCATTGTAAacctgtttatttttttatctaaaaatacTGCTCGCAGTACGagttgctctctttgtgtacAAATTCCTTCATTCTCATAAAATTGCATAGCCTCAGCCCCTAGTTACAAATTAACTTACATCTGTTATGTTGAATACAATAAGGCAACGGTTAACttactgaataaataaaaattgttacaAGTTGGAAAATAGTGAATGTACAAACTCTTCATACAGTTACAACTAGTAAAATTGACATTTCCAGATTTTCGTGATATAACTAACAGATATCCAAGTACttcagccatttttttttcgttgaaagcCCTCGGCAGTACTTCTCTTTTATCTTTgaaaagaagaattttttggagaatCAATACAGTTATTATTACATCacctaaatatttaaaacttcagtttaatgaattttgtttttttctgcaattgaatacaagaaaaaaaattaaaggaaagTACTTGGATATTCTTTAACTCTTATTATCACTAAAGCAGAGCACGTTGGATTGCCTGTAATgttattagaaaaaatataatttagttttattctccattcgcacaataattcattataaaaacttcgttaaaatatataaaagaaACAACGATTTGAGCAAGTACGTATCCtaggaaaatattattttcaacgagTCGAAAATGTTATTGTTATTGCACATGATTCTCGCTATTACGAATACTCATTTTCATCCACATATTCTGTCTGTATTCactcaataaatttcaatgaaaatgccTCGAAATTGTGGTGACACTGGTGTCAGTTCGTTGGAAGACATTTGAATATGTAAGTACTCGTTTCATTCtacacaaaaaaatacaatatgTGTGAGCTAATCTTCGTCACATTTTTCCCTCGTTTATTCTAACTATTTTCAATGTCGGCTTTCTGAACTTTTGTCTTTCTGATTCATCGTTGTTTGTCGCatatttctttacgaaaataAACTATTTTGTATATTCAGGCGAATTATTCTCACTGGAAGGAGGAGTTTTTCTCCCTTTAGAATTTTGTCGTCTTTATTTCAttaagaaaatataaaatttgtttGCGAAACTTGAACTTTGCATCATTGCGTCAGCAATTTTCCCacattttcaagttttttgaaAATCCTCGGAGAAATCCTCGAGCTTTTCTGTGTTTTCCTTTTCAGTACAAAATGTCTGAcggaaatgattttattccactttcatatttttccattaaatttgttctctttaataaaattaacatttcTACTATAAAATctgtttttctctttcaaatCATGTGATCTATCCCATTCGTCAAGAAAAAGCACAGAAAAGCAACTGCAAATATCACCAACATTAACGGATCCCTAATAGACTGTTTGTTGtagtagaaaataaatagaaacgtCTACGGAATCTACTAGACTTTTCTGTGCAATTTTTTCGCTGTTTCTAGGCACTTTCAGCATAAACCTAATTATTCCTAACTAAAAACTAAATTAGGTACTGAAATTGGGCGGAGTCTCCTCATAAAAATATCGGCCAAAAGCTGAACGTCACTGTTTTATCGGCTTTTTAAACACGACATCGGGTTTGCGAACAGGACGGGATACACGTCTCTCGATTCTCAATGCACGATTGGGATCGGCATCGGGACCCGGAGTCTCCGCCATTGTTTGTCAGTTTCCAGTGCTGCTGGGCCGTCTTCCGGGTGTCTGCGTGGTATTTACGGTAGCAGCGGCAGCAGCAGCCGCTGCATTGAGCACCGGTAGTGGTGTTTGATGGCAGTGGGCGCAGTGCAGGCATACCGTGCAGGCACCGAGCTTTCGGGCCAGCATTGCACGTAGTTTCAAGGCCGGGCCGAGTTTCATGCCCATTGGGCCCGTCAAGTGATCCTCGGACAGTAGAGGTAATGACGCACCGTCAATACGATTTTCCCGGAAATTCTGCAACAAAATGTTGgaagttatttttatttatttatatcatcccaagaagtattttttttttatatttaggtTTTCAAGGCGACTCAGTCccttctctatttttttttttgtgttacgCGCGAATATTTCCATTAAACTCTCAGTATGTCAGCAACGGGCGTGCGAATAGGACCAAGCCTAGGTCAACCTTGTGAACCCTGAGCAGTTCTTGACCACGAACACTATATACAATAACATTCGAGGAACCTTTCACTAGGTGTGTCAGATTATCTTAAACCCGTACATTCACATACATAAAGAATCCCCcagttattcaatttttccactgaTGTAGAAGTCATAAACCTCCCAGTAATCCCCATAATTATCGACTCTCTGATTTATTCTTGTCATTATCTATAATACACATATACATCTGCACGTATATGTGTACAACTAGAGCTACTGGGGAGACGTGATCGCCTGAATTAATCACAATCGCCATTCCGGTATTATTACAGGTCAACAAGGGCCCCACCGAATGCAAGAAGTGAAATAAGTCAATGATCGGTGGAAAAGTATTGATGGAAGACTAAATGCCAATGGATTTAACACCTGGGGAGCTCTAAATAAAAGGTGAGTTATTATTTAGTAGTCGGCGATCATCAAATCATGAAATGGAAGACTACTTTGTACTTTGTACTTTATTTAGTTTGAAAATGCTCGTGGCCGAGTACAGGATGAAACAGGTTGTGAGGCTTATTTTTGATTCATCCTCTCAACTCACTGTTTctattctcctttttttcatcttcagcTTCTCGAAAAGAACagatggagtgaaaaaaaatttcattcagtaCTTTGAGGGGTAATTGCCAGTGGTAAAGTTGAATATGGTTTTCGTGGAATACCAGCCACACTCTTATGAATGAAATATTCCAGTTGTAATATGACTTGTGCACGCAATGGGGCACAACCGGTCTTCTCTGGGACTCTTTCAGTACCGCACGCGTGCTCATGATACATCTGAAGAGTGTCTTCCATCTCGACGATTATCGTCACGAAAATACGTTAATAATAATCGTAAATGTGGCCAGGGGGTTGAAGAAATTGTCTCTAATGTTTATTTTATGTTTTGCTTCGTGAAATGTATAATACAATATTTCTATAGTtgttattaatatttcaagGGTTTCAACATTCGATGGCCATTTCATAAAATGTTATGTAAATGAGAAAAcatctaaataatttttttttaaatcactgAAGGGCAGAGGAAATCATCTGCAAAGTTAACTTTCccttttttaattgtaaaatgtGAATTATGAAATGGAGAAACCGGATTTATTATCGCGGGGAGGAGTAGGAGGTATCCGTGGCTTGTTTTAAATAACGGGGAGGTATTAACAATGTTATACCTCCCCCAGGTCGTGTGGTATATCGTTTTAAACGAGGTAACAGTACGTAGCGGCTCCTTTTGGTATCGTAAAACGCATGCGTGTATTATGCAGAGTGAGTCGACTTATGCATATACTAATTTGTGTATTTATGGCAATGAAGGGACGTTTAAAGCATAGATACAACCCCTTGTACAACCCCATGTATAATCGCAGTGCCTTCTcccttttttcttttcaactaTCCATTCAGTACTGGAGTGGAAATTCTGCTTAAACAGCTCTCAAATACTGATAATGATTTTATATCAGACTTCGATCAATGATTTAACGCCCCCACCTTAGGTTTCCACTAGAGATTTTGTTTGTCTGACTTCATTAGACGATAATCAATGATTACAAATTTTTAAGAGACAAAATCAATATTCCCAGGCAGGAATCGAACCCGGGACTTCCCAACGTCGCGTCCAGGGCTTTCACTTTCATTTCAATCTAGTTGTTATTTATTAGGAAATTCATgggaaataaacaattatttttatttgataaaatattcggTGAGTTGCCAGTGAAATCGAGGGTCGGCCTCCTCACCTTGTCGAGATGATGGAAATGAGATTcctcaattgaaaatatttttgaagagtCATACATTTCAATGGGACTGCACTATCAATTATCATTGAACCcctcgatttttatttctttaattGTAATGTGCAAATGTACGAGAGGAAAATGTATATGCGGGACTAATAACGTGTTTGAGGAAGGATATAATTGATGCTGATACCCGAGAAAAAGTGTACTGTCTGGGTGATGGGGGCATTTTAAAACTGAAGGGGGATGCGAGAGGTGAAAATACAGGTTGTCTTATTCTTCGTTGGTCGCCTGCGGTGCAACACGAAGATGATATATATTCGTGTGGCAACCGACTGCAGCTGTGCGATCCATGACGCCCGTCGTAAATTCGCGGCTGCACCCGAATATTTTTCGGCTCTGAAGGTCCAAGTTCAAGATATCGAAACAATATTCTGACGGACGAAAACCAATTCTATGACCTCTTTAAcacaatttcatgaatttttctaaCGACAAACTTCCTAATGAGGAGGAAGATATTTATCATATTAATTTATCGAAGTGATCGATCGAGCGGTTGTCGCGTGATACCGAGTGAATATTTCCCTTGAACTTCTCCAggtctttgaaaaaatattccagggAATTTCAACAATGCTGcgtctcattaaaaaatcaatcaactcCCGAATGAAATCGCGAGAATTCTCGGTATGCTAATGACTCAGTAAAGTGATAAAATAAagggcaaaaaaaattacaaccaCGGTTTATCGATTGAAAATAGCAGCACCTCGTCGGGTAggagggtgagggggaggCGGGCTCTCTATCACTGGATTAGTCGGTTGATAAATGTGACGAGTCCCGGTAATTCCCCATTAACGTTCTTACCGGGTGAGATAAACCGGTGAATCGATAAATCCACAGTCGATTCGACATGCCTCGCAAATCATAAGCTTCAGTATCACTCGTTGCATCTCGTACTTCGACTCGTGGATCCTCAGAAAAAATAGTTCTTGCGATTCCtgcatttgaataaaaaaaaaaagtgttgaaATCACTGTTGCCAACGGCTGATACTTcactttgaataaaaaaacattaaaatttgaaTGGTATTTAGTTCATCTGACGGAGAGGAACTCACTCGTGTTGTCACGACTCCCTGACTTATTCCGCAACGAAAATCATTGGAAATGGAAtacacaattttattatttcgtttCGCGTCGAGATTTCTGGTGCATATCCGTGTCAGATAATTCGTGCATGACGCAATGGGCTCCTTCTGCACCTTCTCCGAGATTTTTCCCACATTCGTCGTGAATTCTGAACCCAAATGGGCTATCAAAATGTACGTGGGATCCTCATGGAGGTGCGCCTTAGTAGATCACGAAACGTTACCGAACGTATTcggaaaaaatcattctctaacaaaaaaaaaacaaccacAATATTGAACAATAATTTGCTTGCTGAGATGAAAATTGAGAGAGACCCGATTTCGATTTAATTGTCGTGGAAATAAATATCGCGATTATTGAACTCACGGAGATTAATAGCCCCCTCGAATCTCCAGAAAATCCCAAGTGATCGGCTTTTGGAGGCCATTAAGGGGTTCGTCGGTCTTCCTTCAATCCAAAGTCATCAGGCAATTTCtcagggggagagggagaaggaAGGGGTGGTACACGCACTGGGCTCCACTCCCGATCATTTGCGTTCACAGACTGCGAGAGTCCCTCATCGATCGTGGCGATAAAAGTGATTGACTCTTGAAACGAGTCCAGTCGATAGGCGGAGAGAGGGGTCAGGGACTCTATCAGAGGCATCTTCGTGGGTGCATGTTAAATAGAGTGGGAAAGAGTCGTATACTTCTTCTCCTCGTCGATTTATTTGTGCGTACTTTctttctaaaatttttttattattcatttttatctgaaatgCATGCGCCAAACGACGATATCGTCGACTCTGCCTCTTCAATTAGCTTCACAACGCCGCTCGTTAAACTTTTATGTTTCACTCAATGACTTGTTATGCCCTCTCTCTGGTTTTTCAACGAATAGTATCGCCCCTTCATAAAGATGAAAATCTTTGTATTATCTTGCCACTGTAAAAGCTATACAATGTTTTAcgattttctgttttttttcatttcaagttCGTGACCGCATTTCACAATTACTTTCAATTCTTTTAGAAatcatttctcaatttttttttaagaatagAGCACTCATTCGTATAAAATattgacagaatttttttatggaaaagttATTGTATCTTGAACATTTGCGAGGCGAGCgaacaataaacaataaaattcttcGCCCCAATTATTCGTTTCCAGATATCTATAGTCCGTTTCTAACGAATAATTGAGCTGTTTTCAACAGTTCGGGACTTTTTAACTTAAAGAAGTCTctctttcaggaaaaaattaccatttttCTGAGCAATTcgtcatgagaaaaaaaattgaggagataAATCGGTAAAAGGGTTGTCTAAGTGCCAACGGGTCTTAGATAGAGACTCGAGTTAGAGACTAAAGTGAGATTAACACCTTCACGCACGGACGCCTTCAATTACATGTGCAACACGAGTCAGTGTCTCCCTACCAACTCGCCCACAGCTCTCATTCTTTTATCGGAGTATTTATAGCTCAACCCGACTGTCACATGGGGCTGGACAAATAAATTAGAGAACTCTGTCCTAAAAAATCAAGAACAGTTTTCCATCGATTTCGGTATCGAACGTCTACCAGAACAAATCCGCCTTCGAGACTCCAGAACGAttaagaaaaatgaattcccTAATTACGGCTTCATCTGCCCAATATGCTCTTAATTTTCCTTGAATTGATGATTTCAAACATTTGAAAATGATCCCAACCCCTCTTCAACCCCAATTCTGCCGCCCCAACAGCCAAAATGAAGTCGATTCACTAGTGGCACATCTGCACAGTCTTTTGCGCATATTCCACACGTGCGTCGACTGCAGCAGTCGATATGGCTCCAAAATGATAATCGATTTCCAGAAATTCACtacagtaattaattaatgtaatcCAAGAGTGGTGGCTCTATCCTCTCCGCTACTGATATCcccccaaaaattaataacgaaCTGCTCGTTCATCGTCTGCATCGCACCCAGGGGAAAGTGTCCGTCGACGGCCTCTCCAGAGGCCTTGCAGTGACCTCGTTCGACCTCGAAAGACTCCAGTACAATAGTCCATAACACTGGTGTCCCAGTATGGAGGGAGAGACGTGGGGAAAACCTTCGAGTTTATGGTGGCCGAGGTAGACCTCCGTGGTGGAGTTATCGTACGGATATCTACTCTTGTAGGCATGCCGGGAGGACTCCGACTCGACACGGTCCTGCCCCCGTTCCTCCTCCTCAGTCCGCCGAATGTTACTGCACCTCTTCGCCACTGTTTCACTCCTCCACCTCCACCCGGAGCGATGCGTCGTTGAACATTTGCTTTAAAGCGCATAGGGCAAAAGGATGAAACAGTGGTGGCTACCAGCGGGGAAGCGCACACAGTCTCCTCTGGCTTTTGCGCTCCTCGATACAAGATACTGCCACGTGTTACACGTTGTTTCGCCACCATAAGGTAAAGGGGTCCCGTAGTTCGAACCATTCCTGTCGCTGAGGTATACGGGACAATAATGGATCGGCCTTTTGTCTGTTTAGGTTTCGATGTTGTTTTGTTTgtgtagaattttattttttctcatcgtgcgattgtatttatttttttgtcgttGTCTCTCCGGAGATCATTCGCCGAATGGAGCTGTTCTGAGCTGGTGCTGTTTGTGGGATCATGTCGATTCataacatgaaaaattgaggggaCGCGCTGGAATGAAGTGGATTCACTCCTGACGCAACTGCGCAGCCTTCCGCGCAGTTTGTAAACGCATCTGCGTGGGTTATTTGCGTTGAGGGGCTGTTCATTCCATGATCGATGCAATGACTTTAAATGATTGGAGTAGTTCAGATTAAATGATTTTATACCATTGTTTTGCTCGATGATCAGTCGCCAAATGAAGTGGCTCTTGGTTGCGTCGATTAATAACATGAGAAATTGATGGGAGGCGATTCCGCCTGGTCATTGGCATCGGCTCTCGGAAAATACGATTGTGAATTGAGATATTTTGACGGTGGGAGATGAGGAGGGAGTGAGGAGTAGAgggataaaaatgaagatcTCTTATCGTGAGAGGAGTGTGTGTCGTCGTTGGTCGGTCATTTGTTCAGTTACACGGAGGACAGGGGCCCCTACTTCTGGTTGGTTTTATTTTATAGAGACATTTGATGTTACGTATAAGGATATTTTAAAGGGAATTCCATCACGATTGGGAGGATGTTAGAGTTCGTTGCTTTGTTGGAGGAGACATCGATCAATGTCTCTCTAGTTGGGGATTTCAGAGCATTGTGACATTTAGTGTCGTGGGTGGCTGGGTGCGACACGTTGAAAATGTCAGGGGGCAGGGATATAGATGTGGATTGGATTGATAATAAATGCTTGTGAGGCATGTTTGTTTCGATGGATTGTGACTTGTAAGTGAAAAGTAATGAGGTAAATTGGAGGTAAATTGGCTGTTCGATGGGAGTTGTTTATCCCACGGATATATTATTCAAGAGATTTTAGGTGGGGGACTGAATTATTGGCGGTGATGAGGTGCGCAGATTTTGCGACTTTCGTTATTGGTAATTCATCTACGAAACTAGTTTCTCCTGCAATTGCATCTATGAGGAAATTTAGATTggattgttaataatttatggCTGAACTTATTAATTCTTTTTTGCTACCAAGTTACTGACGAGgaagtataaaaaatatttatttgtcatCACTGTTTAAAGGCAAACAATACTAACTTGTAAATCTGAATCATAGAATTGAGTGCTTTCTATCATACATTTGTTTAACATTCATTCACTAAACAAAACTGTCTTTCTCTTTATCTTCGTCTGGGCGTTTGGTATTGTGGTGCTGAAGGAGGCGGTGATGGAGCCCTCTGCACCTGAGGTGGAGCTGGCATTCTTGCCAGTTGTACTGTACGCTGTATTAGCGCTGGTAGCATGGCAGCATTGCGCATTGGAAATCGCATTTGATGCATTGCGTGCTGCATAACTACTCGAATCGAATCCTGGGCGAATGCTTGATTGTGCGCTGGATGATTGTTGGTTACTAGTGAAGGTTGATTTGGAGCTTCTGGTTGAGGTAGATATGTAACGTAAGTTCGAGATTGACTTGAATATTGATTTCGACTTCGCCTTCGACCTTGACGTGGAGTTTGTGCTTGAGGTTCATTGGAAGCCGATGTTCCAGGTAGATTCAGCTGGGGCACAGGTGCCCCTCGAGCCTGTTGGACAGCTCTGTCTGTAGCACCTCTCTTGGTCGCACTTTGTCGAGAGGGTGAGATCCCCAAGGCGGCCTCAAGGTCtagaacaatatttttattgcaaataacGCCTTAATTTTTAGCTCAAAGTCCTAGCATTGTCTCACAAATGAAAAGAAAGATTATGACTTATATGGGTTGATTAATGAATACGAATTTAAACAATAGAGACACTTATTTACCTCGCCTCTCTTTCAGCAGCTGTGTCCTGCTTTCCTGTTCCTCCTGAGATAGATTAGCAACAGCCTCGTCAATGAAATTATCCACCACCAGAGCTCTATTCATCGATTTGATGGGAGACCAACAAATGGGACAATATCGCTTTTTATTCCTCCAAGTTCGAATACAATGGAAGCAGAAAGTGTGGGTGCAGTTAAGTGTTGTAGCCATGACGAAGAGCTCCGTGCAGATGCTACACGTGAACTGTTCGTCTATGGCAGTCATGATCTTATTTCCAACCTCTGCGCCTTTACTGGAGGTCGAGGGGGCATTTTCCCCTGTTAAATCTATTGTCTCTAGCACTTCACGCTTTTTATCTCCGTTGTTGCTATTCAGTTTGTAAAGGGAACAGTCTTTTTTCGGGGTCACTCCCGAAAGTAACACTGGAAttcaagtgtttgttatttttattcagcaTTATTAATAAAGTTGGGATAAATCATTCCAGTCATAACGATTCCACACTGTCCACTGGCAATTAACACACTTACCTGATTGATTTCTGAATTGTTCAGCAACAGCAGCTTGTTCTTTAAGAGCCTTCTCAGTCTCctccaattttttctgaagTGTCTCCTTCTCACTGGCCACAACAGCCAATTGCTGCTCCTTCCAGTTCATCATTTGCTCAGCCATGTTCTTCTTGAAGGCCTCCCTCTCCTGCTTCCGCATGTTCAGGGCCTCCTGCCATTTTCGCCTCTCCTCCAAGAGCATCACCTTAAACTGCCTCCTCTCATCAGTCATCGAGTCCACCAGCTGCTTCAGGTCCTCCTGGAGCTGGGACTGATTATCGTTGGAGGCTTGGATCTGCTCCTCCATAAGTTTGATCTGATTGTTCTTCTCCAATGACTCTCCCTGGACCACCTCCTTCTGTTTCCTCAATTCGTTAAGACGACTCGTCAATTCCTCAGTTTGATTCTGcttcagaaatattttatcctcTATCTCCTTTATTTGAGCCTCCTGGCACTCCTCGAATATATTCTGTCTCTCCGACAACTGCTTTATCAGGTCTACCTCCATTTCCGGTTTTTTCACTGCAAGATTCTCTTCTTTGGGACACATCCTCAATGTGTAGATAAATTCCTTTTTGTCACCGAACTCCAGTTCATCGTTGAGTTTCAGGGGGTAAATCACGCTCCGAATTAATCTCCTTCCATTTACCAATGTTCCTGAAGAACTTAAGTCTACTATTTCAAACTCATTTTCCGTTTTTGTGATCACACAGTGGTTTCGAGAGATCGAAACGTCTAGAATTATTCCGTTGTTGTCAGGACCTCGACCCAATTTGAACTGAAAATTCATCGGTCTCAGGACTTAATAGAAGAGGTTTTTTCTTATAAAtcacattttaaaaatcaataactgGATTGTAAACATGATGTCAATAGTCGTTTACGGTAATTGAAGGAAATAGGAGGTTACATTTATGTAATTATTGAACCTCAAGCTATCATTCATCGAATACATGAAGCAATAAATGAAATACTTACTGAATTTGTATTTATCTCTATATCACATCCgtcaaatttttctttattcgcCTTAACCAAAACAGGTACTAATTCCACTGTCCTCTCACGTCTATTTGACGATAATTCTTCCTCGGTTGGCTCCTCCATAATGTCACAATCACAATGAGTCTTTCATTCGCTAAAAATATACCGACAAATTACACTACGAAGAGCCGAACAATCAAACCATAACCACGCCGGTTACAACGTACTCCAAACACCAAGTGGTCAGGTCCTCGCTGAGGGAGAGTCCcaggtttttttttgacaTACCTGGGACATCTGTTGGAGCCCATTCGCTCTGTCGATACGTCCGAAATTCGCGAAGAACGCCAGGTGGCGCAAAACATCTCTTCTCTCATTATTTTGAATTGATAATttgtttgagaaaaaaaaataataatatccaattttttatttgaacagGCACTTTGTTATTTCAACTGTTGTACCGACAATGAACCCAGCTGTTCAGTTTATCGATAAAACCCGCGGAATGTGAACAAAGTTCGTGGTGTTCCACAGACAACATTTTGTTGTCTCGCCTACTCATTCCTCTCAGTTTCTCCAACTGAGTTTACGAGCTTCCAATATGTATTTTTACTCATTTGAGAATTTACACGAGTCAACTTTCCCCGATAAAATATTATACCGcgtgaatattttattccccAATCGATCTTTCCCCTTGCAAAAGACAGATAGATTATCGGCATAAGCCAAAGGAGAATAAacgatgggaaaaaaatcggaaaaaagaAAGACAACCTGAGGAATAAaaacgtaaataaaaaaaaaacttcactgGAGTGAACGCTGGAGGGTCACCGGGGTCACGAATCGCTCGTGTTGAGGATAGAGGCAATAAAAGCAACGGGCAAAACGGTCAATCGAGAAAGGgagaatgagaagaaaaaaaaaaaattgaaaaaatcgaggaaaaaaaaatgagagagataTACCCTATTACCATATGGCTTATATACGAAACCACGAGGTTATAACTGTGTGGAGTATACGTTTCCTCGTGGTCTCGCGGTCAGTGTCGCCAtaacttgaaaataaataaatccagaGTGCCGGATAAATACCCTCCGACGCCCATTCGCTTGTATAATGCAAATGCAATCATGTCCGAAGAGTTCTTCTCCCCACCCATTTCCAAACGAGAACAAAGTATACTTTAATTTGTcgtctcatttttttac
This genomic interval from Diachasmimorpha longicaudata isolate KC_UGA_2023 chromosome 4, iyDiaLong2, whole genome shotgun sequence contains the following:
- the LOC135161082 gene encoding E3 ubiquitin-protein ligase RNF8-like; the protein is MEEPTEEELSSNRRERTVELVPVLVKANKEKFDGCDIEINTNSFKLGRGPDNNGIILDVSISRNHCVITKTENEFEIVDLSSSGTLVNGRRLIRSVIYPLKLNDELEFGDKKEFIYTLRMCPKEENLAVKKPEMEVDLIKQLSERQNIFEECQEAQIKEIEDKIFLKQNQTEELTSRLNELRKQKEVVQGESLEKNNQIKLMEEQIQASNDNQSQLQEDLKQLVDSMTDERRQFKVMLLEERRKWQEALNMRKQEREAFKKNMAEQMMNWKEQQLAVVASEKETLQKKLEETEKALKEQAAVAEQFRNQSVLLSGVTPKKDCSLYKLNSNNGDKKREVLETIDLTGENAPSTSSKGAEVGNKIMTAIDEQFTCSICTELFVMATTLNCTHTFCFHCIRTWRNKKRYCPICWSPIKSMNRALVVDNFIDEAVANLSQEEQESRTQLLKERRDLEAALGISPSRQSATKRGATDRAVQQARGAPVPQLNLPGTSASNEPQAQTPRQGRRRSRNQYSSQSRTYVTYLPQPEAPNQPSLVTNNHPAHNQAFAQDSIRVVMQHAMHQMRFPMRNAAMLPALIQRTVQLARMPAPPQVQRAPSPPPSAPQYQTPRRR